The DNA segment GACCCGTTCATCGACGCCTCTTTGCGCCAGGGTGTCGACAGCCCCGGCGCCGACGCCGATTCCTGATCCCATGGCCAGCGAGAGCACCCCACCGCCGAGTTTCGTCAAACAGGCCATGCGCAACATGGTGCGCAAGGGCAGCAAGAGCCTGTTTCACTTCGGCCTCACCGCCATGGGCTTCCTCGGCTTCATCACCCTTGTGGCTTGGCTGGGGCGTCCGACCCTGCCGGGCTAGGCATGGAGCTCGACCTCGCATTGGATCGGGAGGAAGGGGCTCTGCAAGCCTCGGAAAGCGGCGATTTGCTCGATGAAACGGTCTGGCTTCAGCAGTTGGAGCTTTGGCTGAAGATCGTTTGCGGGGATGAGAGCCTCGACTGCCCAACCCTGGTGCGTTCGGCGGAGGAGTTGAGCCTGGGGCTGCGCTTCACCGATGACGCCACCATCGCGGATTTGAACAGCGCCTGGCGCCAGAAGACAGGCCCCACGGATGTGTTGTCGTTTGCCGCCCTCGACGACGCCGGCGACTGGATGGAGGGCCCCAGCATCGAACTGGGAGACATCGTCGTTTCTCTGGAGACGGCCCGGCGTCAGGCCAAGGAGCAGGGGCACAGCCTCCAACAGGAATTGCGCTGGCTGGTGAGTCATGGCCTGCTGCACCTGCTGGGCTGGGACCATCCCGATGAGAAGAGCCTTGCCACGATGCTTGCCCTGCAGGAGAGGCTTCTAGGGGATGGGTGACCTGAACAATCCGGGTAATCTTCGGGCAGCGGCCATGTGCCCTGCGGAGTTGGAGTTGCGTTCCGATGACCACTGAATCGCCCCGGACAGCCTCCGCAGACGCAGCTTCAGAGGAGGTAGCCATGGTGCCCAACGCCATGCGGCGACGGGGCAGCTGGCGCATCGCCGGCGATCTGCCGGCAAGTTTTCGCTACGCCGCCCAGGGCCTCGGCTACGCCTTCCTCACCCAGCGCAACTTCCGTATCCATGTGGTGACGGGGCTGGTGGTGTTTGGCCTGGCCACCTGGCTGGAACTGGATCTGATCCGCCTGGCCGTGCTGGTGCTTACGGTGGCTGCCGTTCTGGTGTTGGAGCTGCTGAACACAGCGGTGGAAGCGGTGGTGGATCTGGCCATTGGCCGGCGCTATCACCCCTTGGCCCGCATCGCCAAAGACTGTGCTGCTGCCGCCGTGCTGACGGCCGCCATCAGCTCCTTGCTGATCGCTCTGTTTCTCCTGCTTCCGCCGCTCTTGCTCCGCCTGGGGCTCTGACTCCCGATTCTCAGATGCTGCTGGTCATCGACAACTACGACAGCTTCACCTTCAACCTGGTGCAGTACTTCGGTGAGCTCGCCGCCCAGCATCCGTTGGCAGCCGATCTGCAGGTGCATCGCAACGACGCCATCAGCCTGGAGCAGATCCGCGCCCTGAAGCCCGACGCGATCCTGCTCTCTCCAGGCCCTGGCGACCCGGATCAATCGGGCGTCTGCCTCGACATCCTCAAAGAACTTTCCGCAACGGTGCCCACCCTGGGGGTGTGCCTGGGCCATCAGGCCATCGCCCAGGTGTACGGCGGCCGGGTGGTGCGCGCCCAGCAGCAGATGCACGGCAAGACCTCACCCGTCCTGCACAAAGGTGACGGCGTGTTCGCGGGACTGCCCCAACCGCTGACGGCCACCCGCTACCACTCTCTGATCGCCGAACGCGACACCCTGCCGGACTGCCTCGAGGTGACTGCCTGGCTCGAAGACGGCACGATTATGGGCCTGAGGCACCGGGAGCATCCGCACCTGCAGGGGGTGCAGTTCCACCCTGAAAGCGTGCTCACCGATCAAGGCCACCAACTGCTGGCCAACTTTCTGCGGGAAGCGGAAGGCTGATCCAGCCGAGCATCATGAGGCTCATCTTGCACATCGGGATGCACAAAACGGCATCCACAACGATTCAGAGACGGCTAAAAGCCAACAATCCAAAACTCCAGGATTTCGGCTTTCGCTACGCCGCCAAGGAACGGAAGACGCTGCTCAAGGCCGTTCGAAAGAAGAACTTCAAACCTTGGCGAAAGCTGATTCGTCAGGCCCAAACGGAAGGGTTCACCCCGATCGTGTCCCATGAGGCGTTCTCACACATTCTGAGTCGGCCCCGGTCTGCCAAGGACAGCCGCTGCCTCGGTGATTGGCTGCTGAAGAAATTGAACCAAGCCGGCGTCGATGTGACCGTGATCGGCTTTGTGCGGGATCAACCCAGCTACCTCAACTCTCACTACACCCAGCACGTCAAGCGCTTCGCCACGGCGCAATCGCTGGAGGCCTACGCCGCCAAAGCGATGAAGCCATCGATCGGCAAACGCACCTGCGATCCGGAACAGCTGTTCGGCTGGCTCGACAAGCAACCATCCGTCCATACGGTGTTCTTTCCCTATGACCGCTCCATCACCCCACCGCCATCTCTTGGGGAGGGCCCCAAGGAACCCTTCGCTCAGTTGATCCACTGCCTGGGAATTCCGGAAACCGTGCGGTTCAAGCCGGTGGACAACCAGAACTCCCAGCCGGGTGATCTGGCCATCCGCACCGCGTTGCAGCTCAGCCAGGAGCTCAAACGCGAGGGCGTTCGTCTGGGCAAAAAGGCCAAGCGGGCCCGCACCCTGCTCTGCCAGGAAGCCGAGCGCCGCAACTGGATGGAGACGCCCTACATGGGCGTTGATCCAGAGCTCAACCAGCGCATCCGGGCCTGGCTGCGGCAACTGGGCAGTGCCATCGGCAGCAAGAAAGAACGCTGTTAGCGTCCGAAGCACGTTCTTCCCTTCCCATGTCCGTCCTGCGTTCCGCTGTGACCGCCGCTGCAGGCCTGGCAGTCAGCCTCACGTCGCCGGCCATAGCGGGCGGTGGGGTGTCGATCAGCAGCTACGGGCAACGGGCATTGCTGATCCAGGGGGGAGGCCAGTCAGTGTTGCTCAACCCCTACAAAGCAGTTGGTTGTGCTGCAGGGCTGCCTGAGCCCCGACTGACGGCCGGCGTTGTGCTGGCCAACTCCGAACTGGCGGATGAGGGAGCCCGCGAGGTGGCCGGCGGCCGCTTTCTGGCCCAACCCGGGTCGTACCGGATTGGTGGCCTGAGCCTGGAGGGCTTTGCCAATCCCCACGACCGCGTGGGCGGACGCCGCTTTGGCAACGCCACCCTCTGGCGCTGGCAGCAGGGGGGCCTCAACTTTGCCCACCTCGGTGCCACCGCTGGAGAGCTCGCGCCTGCCGACCGGGTGCTGCTGGGCAACCCCGATGTGTTGATCATCGGCGTTGGCGGCGGCAGCAAGATTTACAACGCCGAAGAAGCCGCGGCAGTGGTGAATCAATTGAATCCCAAGCGCGTCATACCGGTGCAGTACGTCAACGGCGACGCGCCGGAAGGCTGCGACCAAGAGGGTGTTCAACCTTTCCTCGATGCCATGGATGGCACCGCCGTGCGCCGGGTGGGGCGGTCGCAAACCCTGCCGGGCCGCCTCGACGACACCACCGTGATCACGGTGATGCAGTGATCAGCGCCTTCAGCTGATTTCTGTCCCAACCCGCCAGCACAGCCAACAGCAACATCACCCTGGCTTTCTGGGGATTGAGGCTGCCTGCTGACAGCAGCCCGAGTCGTTCGTCGTCGGAATCGCTGTGTACGGGCCCTGACCCGCAACGGTTGGCCCGCAGCATCAACGGCCGCTTCCCTGGCCAAGCCTCAAGCGCCGAACGCTCAGCCGCCGACAACTGGCCGGCCCCCGTTCCGGTAAGCACCAGGCCCGCAACACCGGCATTGAGACAGGCGCTGAGCAGGAGCAGCTCGGGCTCCACACAGCCGTAGACGATCGGCACCTGGGGCCATTGCTCAGGCAAATCGAGATCAGCGAAGGGCACCTGCCGAGGTCCACGAGCTGTTGGCAGATGAACGCCAACGTCGTCCACCCAGCCCAAGGGCCCGCTACTGGGGCTGGCAAAGGCCCCCACCCCTTGGGTGGCCAACTTGGTGACCCGCTCGGCGGCATGGATCTGGCCATCCATCACCACCAGAACACCCTGACCGCGCGCTTCTGGGCTTAAGGCCACCTGCACCGCCTGCAACAAATTGAGGGGGCCATCGGCACTGAGGGCCGTGGCCGGCCGCATCGCCCCGACCAGCACCACCGGCCGGGGATCGTCGATCAACAGCTGCAGCAACCAGGCGGTTTCCTCCAGCGTGTTGGTGCCATGGGTGATCACCACCCCACCCAGCTCGGGGTCCGCCGCGAAGGCAGCACGGATGCGCCCCACCAGCGCTCGCCAATGGGCAAACAACAGATCAGCGCTGTCGACGTTGGCGATCTGCTCCACATCAATCGCCGCTAGCTCCTGCAGCTGCGGCACCGCCGCCAGCAGGGCATCACCCCCCAGCACACCCGCGGTGTATTCGTTCAGCGTTGCACTGTCGGCCGCACAGCCGGCAATGGTCCCGCCGGTGGCCAGCAGCAGCAGGCGGTTCATCGCTGCAGGGGGAGGAACGCCTCCATGAAGCGCTGCATCTGGCTTGTGGTGCCGATGCTCACCCGGAAGCAACCATCAATCAGGGGCTTGCCCGCCATCGAACGCACCAGGATTCCAGCCTCGCGCAACGTTGCATCCACCTCCGCCACCGGGCACTGGGGCCAAATCAGCAGATAGTTGCCGCCAGCACAGTGATGCCGTACGCCCGCGTCCCGCAGCGCCTGCAGGGTCCAGTCGCGAGCGCGCAGCACCTCGGCCACATAGGCATCCACGTACGACTGATCCGCCAACGCAGCGAACGCCGCGGCCACAGCCACGCTGTTGACGTCGTAGGGCCCCGTGACGCGGCTCACCCGATCGACCACATCGGCATGGCCGATGGCAAAGCCAATCCGCAACCCCGCCAAACCAGCTGTTTTGGCCAGAGAGCGGAACACCAGCAGGTTCGGTGTGGCCGTGAAATCTGCACTCGGCAGCACGCTGTCTCCGGTGAAGGCCTCGTAGAGCTCATCCACCACCACCAAGGTGCCCGGGGCTGAGGCCGCCAAAGCAATCACCTCTTCTGCCGCCAAGCGCGTGCCGGTGGGATTGTTGGGGTTGCAGATCAACAGCAACCGCGGCGCGCGAGCCGCCAACGCCTCCTGAATGGCCGCCAATGGAAAGTCGAACGTCTCGCCTTCGTAGGGGATCGCTTCGATCGTCATGCCCTGCATGCCAGCGCAGGGGCTGTAGTAACCGAAGGTGGGCGCTGTGGTGAGCAAGGTCTCACCGGCATCGCCATAGGCCTGAAACACCGCATGGATGGCGGCATCCACGCCGTTGAACAGGCCCACCTGATCCGGCTTCAATCCCGGCCGGCAGCCGGTTTCCACCAGGTTCTGGAGCAACGCGTCCCGCAGGCCGTCGTACTCCGGGTACACGGCAATCTCTTCGGTACTGAAGTTGCGCAGCGCCTGGGCCACCAGGGGGCTGGGGCCGATGGTGTTCTCGTTGAAATCCAGCCGCAGCATCTGGCGGCGGCCCTCCAACGGCGCGCTGTAGGCCTTGAGCTGCTCGACGGCAGCTCGAGCCGCCGGAGCACCACCGGGTGTGAACGGTTGAGTGTTGTCGCTCACATGCGGTCCAGGGTGGCGATGCCCAGCAGTCCGAGCCCCAGTCTGAGGGTGTCGGCCGTTAAACGGCAGAGGGCCAGGCGGGATGCCAGCGCTTCAGGATCGGCCTTGAGCACAGGCACCTGGTCGTAGAAGCGGTTGAACACCTGGCTGAGCTCAAACAGATAGCTGCACAACCGGTTGGACAGCAGCTCCTCCTCCACCTCAGCGATCACGGCATCGAATTTGAGCAGCTCCCGCACCAGGGCCCACTCCTGGGGCTCGCTGAACTGCAATTGGGCATTCGTAGCCGCAAGGTCGCCCCCCTTGCGGGCGATGCCGGCGATACGCACCACGGCATAGAGCAGATAGGGCGCCGTGTTGCCCTGCAGCGCCAGCATCCGATCGAAAGAGAACTGGTAGTTGGTGATCCGGTTCTGGCTGAGGTCGGCGTATTTCACCGCCGCCAAACCCACGGTGCCCGCCACATGCTGGATGAACTCCTCCGACTCGCTGCGTTCCTCATCCTTCAGGCGTGAACGGAGATCAGTTTCGGCGCGCTCGACGGCTTCATCGAGCAGATCCCGCAGACGCACGGTGTCGCCCGCGCGTGTCTTGAGCTTCTTGCCGTCCTCCCCCTGCACCAGACCAAAGGGAACATGCTCGAGCCGCGCACCGTCCGGAATCCAACCGGCCCGTTCGGCCACCTGGAATACCCCGGCGAAGTGGTTGGCCTGGCCGGCATCGGTGACGTACACGACGCGGCGGGCGCCATCCCCCTCCGGAGCGGCACCAAAGCGGTAACGGATGGCCGCCAGATCGGTGGTGGCGTAGTTGAAGCCCCCGTCGCTCTTCTGCACGATCACCGGCAGGGGCTTGCCGTCCTTGCCCTGCACACCCTCAAGGAACACGCACTGGGCGCCGTCGTCGGTGACCAGCAGTTCGGCGGCCTTCAAGCCATCAATCACCCCCGGCAGAAAGGGGTTGTAGAACGACTCGCCGCGCTCGCTCAGTCGGATGTCGAGCCGGTCGTAGATCTTCTGGAACTCCCGCCGCGACTGATCACAGAGCAGGCCCCAGGCCTTGAGCGACACCGAATCGCCCCCCTGCAGCTTCACCACCTCATCGCGGGAGGTGGACTGGAAGGCTTCATCGTCATCGAAGCGCTTCTTGGCCTCGCGGTAGAAGGCCACCAGGTCTCCCAGGTCCACCGCATCGGCGGTCTCCAGGGCTTCCGGCGCCACCTGCTTGAGATGGGTAATCAACATGCCGAACTGGGTGCCCCAGTCGCCCACGTGATTGAGCCGCAGCACCTGATGACCGCGGAACTCGAGCACCCGCGCCAGCGAGTCGCCAATGATCGTGGAGCGCAAATGCCCCACATGCATTTCCTTGGCGATGTTGGGGCTCGAGAAGTCCACCACCACCGGCGCCGCGTTGCTGACCGCCGGCACGCCGAGCCGCTCGTCCCCCAGCCGGGCCGACACCTCCGCCGCCAGCCGCTCCGGGCGGATCGTGAGGTTGATGAAGCCCGGCCCGGCGATCTGGGGCTCCAGGCAGAGGTCTGTGAAGGCGGGATCGGCCTGCAGCTGCTCCACGATCGCCGTGGCGATCTGCCGGGGGGCTTGCTTCAAGGGCTTGGCCAGGGGCAGCGCACCGTTGGCCTGGAAGTCGCCGAATTCCGGCTTGCTGGCGGGAGCCAACTGGGGGTCCAGCCCCGCGTCAGCCTCCGGGAAGGCCCGTTGCATCGCCGCCCGCAGCTGGGCATCCAGGGACTGGGACAGGCTGAGCATGGGCAGTGCGTGGCCGGGGGAATCCGGCTCTGATCATCCCTCTTCAGGTGAAACGCATGCTCAGGTCCAACCAGCGGCTGCGGGTGACTGGCGCGCTGGTGGAGATCAGATCGATGCCGGTGGCGGCGTAGGCCTGCAACTGCTCTGGCTGAATGCCGGAGGCCTCCAGCACCACTCCGCGATTGCTGCAGTCCCGCAGGCGCGGCACCAGCTGCGTGAGCTGCTCAGGGCTGAATTCATCCAGGAGCACCCCACTGGCGCCCGCCTGCACCGCCTCCAGCGCCTGGGCCTCCGTCTCCGCTTCCACAATCACGGACGCAGGCCAGGGAGCCTGCTCACGCACCGCCGCGATGGCCGCCGTGATGCCACCGGCCCAGGCGATGTGGTTCTCCTTGAGCATGGCGGCGTCATCCAGCCCCATGCGGTGGTTGATGCCGCCGCCGCAGCGCACCGCGTATTTCTCCAGCAGACGAAGCCCAGGGGTGGTCTTGCGGGTGTCGGCCAGACGCACACCGGTGCCCTCGAGCTGGGCCACCAAGTCAGCCGTAGCGGTGGCGATGCCCGAAAGCCGCATGGCCAGGTTCAAGGCGGTGCGTTCCCCGGCCACCAAAGCCGTGGCCGGCCCCTGCAGCTCCAGCAGGCAGTCCCCGGCCTCAACGGCGTCACCGTCCTGCCGCAGCAACCGAACGCTCACCGCGGGATCTAGCCGCTGAAACAAGCGCTGCACCAATGGCCCACCACAAAACCGACCCGGCTGTTTGGCGACCCAATGGGCCTGACCCTGCTGGCCATGCAAGGCAGCCGCCGTCAGATCGCCGCGGCCGATGTCTTCCGCCAGCCAGGCCTCCAAGGCAGCGGTGAGTGCCGGGGATTGCCAGTCCAAACCGTTCCAGACGTCCGCTGAACCTATTTTCCGATGCAGAAGCGCGAAAACACCCGATCAAGCACCGCTTCGGTGAGTTCTTCCCCGGTGATCTCCCCCAGCGCGCGGATTGCTTCGCGAAGGTCGATGGTCCAGAAGTCCCAGGGCAGCTGCTGGGCCGCCACCTCCTGGCTGCGGGCCAGGGCCTCGGCCGCCCGGGCCGCCAGATCGCGTTGGCGTTGGTTCAGCGCCACCAACATGCCGTCGGTCCCTGCGGCCCCACAACGCTCCAGCAGGGCCTGGACCAGGTCGGCCTCCCCCGTGCCCTCCAACGCCGACAGCTGAACATCCACCGGCTGGGGGAAGGTCCCCGCAGGGAGATCGGCCTTGTTGGCCACCAGGATCCTGGGGATCTGCGCGGGGATGCGCGCCAGCAAGGCGGCGTCTTCAGCGGTCCAGCCCGCATGGCCGTCGAGCACCAACAGCACCACATCCGCCGTGGCCAGCGCCTCCTCGCTGCGGGCAATCCCCAGCCGCTCCACCGCATCGTCGGTGCTGCGGATGCCGGCGGTGTCGAGCAGGGTGATCGGCACCCCCTCCAACACGATCTCGCTCTCCAGCAGATCTCTGGTGGTGCCTGGCAGATCGGTCACGATCGCCCGCTCACGGCGGCTGAGCCGATTGAGCAGGGAACTCTTGCCCACGTTGGGGCGACCCACCAGGGCCACCCGCAGGCCCTGGCGCAGGGCATCGCCCCGCTCGCCATCGCGCACCAACTGCTGCAGCTCCAGTCGCACGGCTTGCAGCTGCAGCAGCAGGGCCTCGCCATCGAGGGGCGGCAGGTCCTCCTCGAAATCCACCCGAGCCTCAAGTTCGGTGAGCTGATCGAGCAGCCGTTCCCGCAGCGCTGTGATCTGGGCCTGAATGCCTCCATCGAGGCCCGCCATGGCCAACTCGGCCGCCCGGCGGCTGCGGGCCGCCACCAGCTCACTCACCGCCTCGGCGCGGGTGAGATCGAGCCGACCGTTGAGCACGGCCCGTTGGCTGAACTCGCCCGGCTGGGCCCGGCGCACCCCCGGCTGCCGCAGCACCTGTTCGAGCACCCGCTGCACAGCGATCACCCCGCCATGGCAGTGGATCT comes from the Synechococcus sp. A15-62 genome and includes:
- a CDS encoding aminodeoxychorismate/anthranilate synthase component II: MLLVIDNYDSFTFNLVQYFGELAAQHPLAADLQVHRNDAISLEQIRALKPDAILLSPGPGDPDQSGVCLDILKELSATVPTLGVCLGHQAIAQVYGGRVVRAQQQMHGKTSPVLHKGDGVFAGLPQPLTATRYHSLIAERDTLPDCLEVTAWLEDGTIMGLRHREHPHLQGVQFHPESVLTDQGHQLLANFLREAEG
- a CDS encoding DUF3285 domain-containing protein — translated: MASESTPPPSFVKQAMRNMVRKGSKSLFHFGLTAMGFLGFITLVAWLGRPTLPG
- a CDS encoding diacylglycerol kinase family protein, which encodes MVPNAMRRRGSWRIAGDLPASFRYAAQGLGYAFLTQRNFRIHVVTGLVVFGLATWLELDLIRLAVLVLTVAAVLVLELLNTAVEAVVDLAIGRRYHPLARIAKDCAAAAVLTAAISSLLIALFLLLPPLLLRLGL
- the ybeY gene encoding rRNA maturation RNase YbeY yields the protein MELDLALDREEGALQASESGDLLDETVWLQQLELWLKIVCGDESLDCPTLVRSAEELSLGLRFTDDATIADLNSAWRQKTGPTDVLSFAALDDAGDWMEGPSIELGDIVVSLETARRQAKEQGHSLQQELRWLVSHGLLHLLGWDHPDEKSLATMLALQERLLGDG
- the mnmE gene encoding tRNA uridine-5-carboxymethylaminomethyl(34) synthesis GTPase MnmE, coding for MPSTDTIAAVATAVAPGQGGIAVIRLSGPAAEATGRSVVHCPGRQEWGSHRVVYGHVMDGEGRRLDEVLLLLMRGPRSFTGEDVVEIHCHGGVIAVQRVLEQVLRQPGVRRAQPGEFSQRAVLNGRLDLTRAEAVSELVAARSRRAAELAMAGLDGGIQAQITALRERLLDQLTELEARVDFEEDLPPLDGEALLLQLQAVRLELQQLVRDGERGDALRQGLRVALVGRPNVGKSSLLNRLSRRERAIVTDLPGTTRDLLESEIVLEGVPITLLDTAGIRSTDDAVERLGIARSEEALATADVVLLVLDGHAGWTAEDAALLARIPAQIPRILVANKADLPAGTFPQPVDVQLSALEGTGEADLVQALLERCGAAGTDGMLVALNQRQRDLAARAAEALARSQEVAAQQLPWDFWTIDLREAIRALGEITGEELTEAVLDRVFSRFCIGK
- a CDS encoding histidinol-phosphate transaminase — translated: MSDNTQPFTPGGAPAARAAVEQLKAYSAPLEGRRQMLRLDFNENTIGPSPLVAQALRNFSTEEIAVYPEYDGLRDALLQNLVETGCRPGLKPDQVGLFNGVDAAIHAVFQAYGDAGETLLTTAPTFGYYSPCAGMQGMTIEAIPYEGETFDFPLAAIQEALAARAPRLLLICNPNNPTGTRLAAEEVIALAASAPGTLVVVDELYEAFTGDSVLPSADFTATPNLLVFRSLAKTAGLAGLRIGFAIGHADVVDRVSRVTGPYDVNSVAVAAAFAALADQSYVDAYVAEVLRARDWTLQALRDAGVRHHCAGGNYLLIWPQCPVAEVDATLREAGILVRSMAGKPLIDGCFRVSIGTTSQMQRFMEAFLPLQR
- a CDS encoding MBL fold metallo-hydrolase, yielding MSVLRSAVTAAAGLAVSLTSPAIAGGGVSISSYGQRALLIQGGGQSVLLNPYKAVGCAAGLPEPRLTAGVVLANSELADEGAREVAGGRFLAQPGSYRIGGLSLEGFANPHDRVGGRRFGNATLWRWQQGGLNFAHLGATAGELAPADRVLLGNPDVLIIGVGGGSKIYNAEEAAAVVNQLNPKRVIPVQYVNGDAPEGCDQEGVQPFLDAMDGTAVRRVGRSQTLPGRLDDTTVITVMQ
- a CDS encoding asparaginase, encoding MNRLLLLATGGTIAGCAADSATLNEYTAGVLGGDALLAAVPQLQELAAIDVEQIANVDSADLLFAHWRALVGRIRAAFAADPELGGVVITHGTNTLEETAWLLQLLIDDPRPVVLVGAMRPATALSADGPLNLLQAVQVALSPEARGQGVLVVMDGQIHAAERVTKLATQGVGAFASPSSGPLGWVDDVGVHLPTARGPRQVPFADLDLPEQWPQVPIVYGCVEPELLLLSACLNAGVAGLVLTGTGAGQLSAAERSALEAWPGKRPLMLRANRCGSGPVHSDSDDERLGLLSAGSLNPQKARVMLLLAVLAGWDRNQLKALITASP
- the nadC gene encoding carboxylating nicotinate-nucleotide diphosphorylase, with translation MDWQSPALTAALEAWLAEDIGRGDLTAAALHGQQGQAHWVAKQPGRFCGGPLVQRLFQRLDPAVSVRLLRQDGDAVEAGDCLLELQGPATALVAGERTALNLAMRLSGIATATADLVAQLEGTGVRLADTRKTTPGLRLLEKYAVRCGGGINHRMGLDDAAMLKENHIAWAGGITAAIAAVREQAPWPASVIVEAETEAQALEAVQAGASGVLLDEFSPEQLTQLVPRLRDCSNRGVVLEASGIQPEQLQAYAATGIDLISTSAPVTRSRWLDLSMRFT
- the argS gene encoding arginine--tRNA ligase, with translation MLSLSQSLDAQLRAAMQRAFPEADAGLDPQLAPASKPEFGDFQANGALPLAKPLKQAPRQIATAIVEQLQADPAFTDLCLEPQIAGPGFINLTIRPERLAAEVSARLGDERLGVPAVSNAAPVVVDFSSPNIAKEMHVGHLRSTIIGDSLARVLEFRGHQVLRLNHVGDWGTQFGMLITHLKQVAPEALETADAVDLGDLVAFYREAKKRFDDDEAFQSTSRDEVVKLQGGDSVSLKAWGLLCDQSRREFQKIYDRLDIRLSERGESFYNPFLPGVIDGLKAAELLVTDDGAQCVFLEGVQGKDGKPLPVIVQKSDGGFNYATTDLAAIRYRFGAAPEGDGARRVVYVTDAGQANHFAGVFQVAERAGWIPDGARLEHVPFGLVQGEDGKKLKTRAGDTVRLRDLLDEAVERAETDLRSRLKDEERSESEEFIQHVAGTVGLAAVKYADLSQNRITNYQFSFDRMLALQGNTAPYLLYAVVRIAGIARKGGDLAATNAQLQFSEPQEWALVRELLKFDAVIAEVEEELLSNRLCSYLFELSQVFNRFYDQVPVLKADPEALASRLALCRLTADTLRLGLGLLGIATLDRM